The Metabacillus sediminilitoris genome window below encodes:
- a CDS encoding DUF2922 domain-containing protein gives MAKVLELQFLNTEGKTVKVNLDSPKEPIDHVAIHSAMDKILAANIFITSGGEFVSEKGARVIDRNVSEINL, from the coding sequence ATGGCAAAAGTACTTGAACTTCAATTTTTGAACACTGAGGGGAAAACTGTAAAAGTAAATTTAGATTCTCCAAAAGAGCCGATTGATCATGTAGCGATTCATTCAGCCATGGATAAAATTTTAGCTGCCAATATTTTTATAACCTCTGGCGGAGAATTCGTTTCTGAAAAAGGCGCAAGGGTAATTGACCGCAATGTATCAGAAATAAATCTATAA
- a CDS encoding DUF1659 domain-containing protein, with product MADTLLVDTQLRIVFDMGLDANGKQLYKTKNYNNIKTTVSAEELLQAAQAIVSLQTEPLAFVERNDTYHVTA from the coding sequence ATGGCAGATACATTATTAGTAGATACACAGCTCCGTATCGTATTCGACATGGGGTTGGACGCAAATGGTAAACAGTTGTATAAAACGAAAAATTACAACAACATTAAGACGACAGTTTCAGCTGAAGAGCTTCTGCAAGCAGCACAAGCAATTGTTAGTCTTCAAACAGAACCATTAGCATTTGTAGAGCGGAATGACACATATCATGTCACAGCATGA
- the pfkA gene encoding 6-phosphofructokinase, which translates to MKKIAVLTSGGDSPGMNAAIRAVVRKGIYSGLEVYGVYQGYAGLMNGKIKRLDLGSVGDIIHRGGTILYSARSEEFKKDESQYLAIEQLRKHEIEGLVVIGGDGSYRGAAKLTEKGFPCIGLPGTIDNDIAGTDYTIGFDTALNTVISSIDKIRDTATSHDRTFIIEVMGRHAGDIALFSGLASGAESILIPERNHEINEIVQKLQKGIERGKKHSIIVLAEGVCSAHDLAKSLEKDYQIETRISVLGHIQRGGSPSGFDRVLASRLGARAVEVLLEGRGGRAIGMQKQKIVDNDIMEILSQKDPLPEGVYTLSQQLSI; encoded by the coding sequence ATGAAGAAAATTGCCGTTTTAACTAGTGGTGGAGATTCACCTGGGATGAATGCTGCAATTCGTGCAGTTGTCAGAAAAGGTATTTATTCAGGATTAGAGGTATACGGTGTTTATCAAGGGTATGCGGGATTAATGAATGGCAAAATAAAAAGGCTTGATCTAGGTTCAGTAGGTGATATTATCCATCGTGGCGGCACCATTCTTTATTCAGCAAGATCTGAAGAATTTAAAAAAGATGAATCACAATATTTGGCAATTGAGCAACTTAGAAAACATGAAATTGAAGGTCTTGTTGTAATTGGTGGAGATGGTTCTTATCGAGGTGCTGCTAAATTAACTGAAAAGGGTTTTCCATGTATAGGTTTACCGGGTACAATTGATAATGATATTGCTGGAACTGATTATACAATTGGTTTTGATACAGCATTAAATACAGTTATTAGCAGCATCGATAAAATTCGGGATACAGCAACATCACATGATCGAACATTTATCATTGAAGTAATGGGAAGACATGCTGGTGATATTGCTTTATTTTCTGGACTAGCTTCTGGTGCAGAATCAATTCTAATTCCAGAACGAAATCATGAAATCAATGAAATTGTCCAAAAGCTGCAAAAAGGTATTGAACGTGGGAAAAAACATTCAATTATCGTACTTGCTGAAGGTGTATGTTCTGCACATGACCTTGCGAAAAGTTTAGAAAAAGACTATCAAATTGAAACACGAATTTCTGTATTAGGTCATATTCAGCGCGGGGGCTCACCAAGTGGTTTTGATCGTGTATTAGCCTCACGTTTAGGTGCTCGAGCAGTTGAAGTATTACTTGAAGGTAGAGGCGGACGTGCGATTGGAATGCAAAAGCAGAAGATCGTTGATAATGATATTATGGAAATCTTATCTCAAAAAGATCCACTTCCTGAAGGTGTTTATACATTATCACAACAATTATCTATTTAA
- a CDS encoding thermonuclease family protein: MKKWILVIAVLFITVGCELDQGKSNFIPAEVTKVVDGDTVKVMVNGQEETVRMLLIDTPETVHPTKPVQPYGSEASHFVKEMLNGQTIQLEMDIGERDKYGRLLAYVYVNDQMVNKLLLKKGLARVAYVFEPNTKYVDDFYEIQKQARQQAIGIWSMENYATDQGFNDESDKLQQSSNTKNGNGCSIKGNINSNGEKIYHTEESSSYHVTKPEEIFCTEEEAVAAGYRAVKR, translated from the coding sequence GTGAAAAAATGGATATTAGTCATTGCTGTCCTTTTCATTACAGTTGGCTGTGAGTTAGACCAAGGAAAGTCTAACTTCATTCCCGCGGAAGTAACAAAAGTTGTAGATGGCGATACTGTAAAAGTTATGGTAAATGGACAAGAGGAAACCGTTAGAATGCTGTTAATTGATACCCCAGAAACGGTACATCCTACAAAACCAGTGCAACCATATGGCTCAGAAGCAAGTCATTTTGTGAAAGAAATGTTAAATGGACAAACCATTCAATTAGAGATGGATATTGGTGAACGGGATAAATACGGCAGGTTGTTAGCTTATGTATATGTGAACGATCAAATGGTAAATAAGCTCCTTCTAAAAAAAGGGTTAGCGCGAGTAGCCTATGTTTTTGAACCGAATACAAAATATGTAGATGATTTTTATGAGATTCAAAAACAAGCTAGGCAGCAGGCAATTGGAATCTGGAGTATGGAGAATTATGCTACAGATCAAGGATTTAATGATGAGAGTGATAAGCTTCAGCAATCATCAAATACTAAAAATGGTAACGGGTGCTCGATTAAAGGAAATATTAATTCAAATGGAGAAAAGATTTACCATACGGAAGAATCATCTTCATATCACGTAACAAAGCCTGAGGAAATCTTTTGTACAGAAGAAGAAGCGGTAGCAGCCGGATACCGTGCCGTAAAAAGGTAA